From one Gracilibacillus salinarum genomic stretch:
- the nirB gene encoding nitrite reductase large subunit NirB — protein MAKKKLVLIGNGMAGIRAIEEILQLLPDQFDITVFGKEPYPNYNRIQLSKVLQGDTEIKDITLNEWQWYEDNGILLYPGETVTKIDKENQVVYTDKGKETAYDYLIIATGSNPFMLPLPGADKEGVTAFRDIEDCEKMIDASNHYKRAAVIGGGLLGLEAARGLLNLGMEVDVIHISDYLMERQLDRAAAELLQKELESQGMNFYLEKQTSEITGKKRVTGLKFKDGGAIPADLVVMAVGIKPNVALAQESGVDVNRGIIVNDHMETNVPNIYAVGECAEHREMVYGLVAPLYEQGQALAKHICGMNHQGYKGSVLSTQLKVSGVDVFSTGLINETADSKSIKVFDEWQNTYKKILVQDDKLTGAVLFGDTKEGTKLLSLIKKGANVQEYLESQQASDDGESIVAAMSDEEIICGCNGVSKGTIVNAIKNDGLTTVEQVKGKTNASRSCGTCKNLVSDLLTDTLGDEYEADTKESICACTDLTRDEVVAEIREKGLTHSKEVMNVLEWKTEEGCSKCKPALNYYLGMVYPEEHEDERESRFVNERLHANIQKDGTYSVVPRMYGGVTNAEDLRTIADVAEKYEVGMIKLTGGQRIDLLGVKKEDLPDVWKDLGMPSGYAYGKSVRTVKTCVGAEFCRFGTQDSTGMGIQLEKKFEGLNTPHKVKMGVSACPRNCAEGGIKDVGVVGLDGVWEVYVGGNGGTDLRKAELLVKVKTQQEVLEYTAAFLQYYRENASYLERTSHYVERVGIEHVQEIVNDDQLRSELNARMDQALSVYQEPWSNVLESETTLKDLYQKVTAK, from the coding sequence ATGGCAAAGAAAAAACTAGTACTAATAGGTAATGGGATGGCAGGTATTCGCGCAATCGAAGAAATTCTTCAGTTATTACCAGACCAATTTGATATTACGGTCTTTGGTAAAGAACCTTACCCGAATTACAATCGGATACAGCTTTCGAAAGTATTGCAAGGGGATACGGAAATTAAAGATATTACGTTAAATGAATGGCAATGGTACGAAGACAATGGTATATTACTTTATCCAGGAGAAACGGTAACGAAAATAGATAAAGAAAACCAGGTGGTGTATACCGATAAGGGGAAGGAAACAGCTTATGATTACCTAATTATTGCCACAGGTTCCAATCCTTTTATGCTGCCGTTGCCAGGTGCAGATAAAGAAGGCGTGACTGCATTCCGTGATATTGAAGATTGTGAAAAAATGATTGATGCTTCCAACCATTACAAACGTGCTGCAGTAATTGGTGGTGGTTTGTTAGGATTAGAAGCGGCAAGAGGCTTATTGAATTTAGGCATGGAAGTCGATGTAATCCATATCTCTGATTATTTAATGGAACGACAGCTTGATCGTGCAGCTGCAGAATTACTCCAAAAAGAATTAGAGTCACAGGGTATGAATTTTTATCTAGAAAAACAAACTTCCGAAATTACCGGTAAAAAAAGGGTAACGGGATTGAAATTTAAAGATGGTGGCGCAATTCCAGCTGATTTAGTTGTGATGGCGGTTGGAATTAAGCCGAATGTAGCATTGGCACAGGAATCTGGTGTTGACGTTAATCGCGGTATCATTGTTAACGATCATATGGAGACGAATGTTCCCAATATTTATGCTGTAGGGGAATGTGCTGAACACCGAGAAATGGTGTATGGATTAGTTGCTCCTTTATATGAGCAAGGCCAAGCATTAGCAAAACATATATGTGGTATGAACCATCAGGGCTATAAAGGATCTGTTTTATCTACGCAACTTAAGGTATCTGGTGTTGATGTCTTCTCTACCGGATTAATCAATGAAACAGCGGACTCCAAATCAATTAAAGTATTTGATGAATGGCAAAATACGTATAAGAAAATTTTGGTCCAGGATGACAAATTAACAGGTGCGGTTCTTTTCGGTGATACAAAAGAAGGAACAAAATTACTGAGTCTGATAAAAAAAGGTGCCAATGTTCAAGAGTATCTTGAAAGTCAACAGGCAAGCGATGATGGTGAAAGTATTGTTGCCGCTATGAGTGATGAAGAAATTATTTGTGGCTGTAACGGTGTCTCTAAAGGGACAATCGTTAATGCGATTAAAAACGATGGCTTAACTACAGTAGAGCAAGTAAAAGGCAAAACAAATGCATCTCGTTCTTGCGGTACTTGTAAGAATCTTGTCTCCGATTTATTAACGGATACGCTTGGTGATGAATATGAAGCAGATACGAAAGAATCGATCTGTGCGTGTACCGATTTAACTCGAGATGAAGTAGTGGCAGAGATTAGAGAGAAAGGATTAACCCATTCAAAAGAAGTCATGAACGTCTTAGAATGGAAAACGGAAGAAGGCTGCTCCAAATGTAAACCAGCGCTTAATTATTATTTAGGTATGGTTTATCCAGAAGAACATGAAGATGAGAGAGAGTCACGCTTTGTCAATGAACGTCTGCACGCTAACATTCAAAAAGATGGAACATATTCCGTTGTGCCAAGAATGTATGGTGGTGTAACAAATGCAGAAGATTTAAGAACTATTGCCGATGTAGCAGAAAAATATGAGGTCGGTATGATTAAATTAACGGGTGGTCAACGTATAGACTTACTAGGTGTTAAAAAAGAAGATTTACCAGATGTGTGGAAAGATTTAGGTATGCCTTCAGGATATGCATACGGTAAGTCAGTTCGTACCGTAAAAACATGTGTCGGTGCAGAGTTTTGCCGATTTGGAACGCAGGATTCTACAGGGATGGGAATTCAGTTAGAGAAAAAATTCGAAGGGTTAAATACCCCTCACAAAGTGAAAATGGGTGTATCAGCCTGTCCGCGTAATTGTGCAGAAGGTGGCATTAAAGATGTAGGTGTTGTCGGGTTAGATGGTGTCTGGGAAGTTTATGTCGGTGGAAATGGTGGTACCGATCTGCGAAAAGCGGAACTTTTAGTGAAAGTAAAAACGCAGCAGGAGGTATTAGAATATACGGCTGCCTTTCTGCAATATTATCGTGAGAATGCTAGTTACCTAGAAAGAACGTCTCATTACGTAGAACGTGTAGGTATTGAACATGTACAAGAAATTGTTAACGACGATCAATTACGTTCCGAGTTAAATGCAAGAATGGATCAAGCACTTTCTGTTTATCAGGAGCCATGGAGCAATGTATTAGAAAGTGAAACAACTTTAAAAGACTTATACCAGAAAGTAACAGCTAAATAA
- a CDS encoding sirohydrochlorin chelatase: MEAVIYICHGSRLTESKKESIDLIEKVKERVNVPIQETCFLELQDPTLAQAVDNAVEQGATELYIMPILLLTAGHAKKDIPAMIEREQARYPELSVHYGRAIEVEPKMIDILVDRIYACTDDPATYDILLVGRGSSDQQAVGDTETLAEMLRHRFPANRIEKCFLAASEPKFEPFLADKVQQGKSVLVLPYILFTGLLDRGIKDYVKTFELETGQEILLTDYLGHHSIIVDILTERVLEVREGASTDATMAERSS; encoded by the coding sequence GTGGAAGCTGTTATTTATATTTGTCACGGAAGCAGATTAACAGAATCAAAGAAAGAATCTATTGATCTAATCGAAAAGGTTAAGGAACGTGTGAATGTCCCTATTCAGGAAACATGTTTCTTAGAACTGCAGGACCCGACATTGGCACAAGCAGTTGATAATGCGGTGGAGCAGGGTGCGACAGAACTTTATATTATGCCGATTTTATTATTGACGGCTGGTCATGCAAAAAAAGATATTCCTGCGATGATTGAGCGGGAACAGGCAAGATATCCGGAGCTTTCTGTACATTATGGACGTGCGATTGAAGTTGAACCGAAAATGATTGATATTTTAGTTGATCGCATTTATGCTTGCACCGACGATCCAGCAACTTATGATATATTACTTGTCGGGAGGGGAAGCAGTGATCAGCAAGCAGTGGGGGATACAGAGACCTTAGCTGAAATGCTTCGTCATCGGTTTCCTGCCAATCGAATTGAAAAATGTTTTTTAGCAGCCAGTGAACCCAAATTTGAACCTTTTTTAGCAGATAAGGTTCAACAAGGAAAATCAGTATTAGTGTTACCTTATATCTTGTTTACCGGTCTGCTCGATCGAGGAATTAAAGATTACGTGAAAACATTTGAACTCGAAACAGGTCAGGAAATATTACTTACGGATTATCTCGGTCATCATTCAATAATTGTGGATATTTTAACAGAAAGAGTACTAGAAGTAAGAGAAGGAGCGAGTACGGATGCAACAATGGCTGAAAGAAGTAGCTAG
- a CDS encoding MFS transporter produces MTSIKYDYQGQKQMLTIATVAFFISVMVWFNMAPFQASIQDQLSLTKDEIGALMIVNLALSIPGRIIFGRLVDRYGPKKVFSIFLIIMSMPCFLFAIGTTYIQLLISRLILGTIGASFVIGIRMVSEWYPNHQSGLAQGIYAGWGNFGSSFAALTLPSLALFFGGDNGWRYAIFITGVFALIYGLFFYFKAKDTPDWKTFHYTKTANPMKATSSTDLVFLMLLNFPVYGGFAILIWTLENTSVLPSNLAKILYGGIAVFYIFNMRKRWKANQVYLQKKIPSKEKFSMKNVAILSLGYFSTFGSELAIISMLPMFFQETFAISTVFAAAIASSFAFTNLIARPAGGWLSDRFGRKKITLLLLAVLTCLYLLMALVNSNWPIFLALLITVCCSLVSQAASGAIFSMVSHVKQNQTGQIAGMVGAYGNIGSLCFLAVLNLFFPSMFFIAISFVLLVCFCSTTQLHLQNKTSSLKNPINAKAF; encoded by the coding sequence ATGACTAGTATAAAATATGACTATCAAGGTCAGAAACAAATGCTTACAATTGCTACAGTAGCTTTTTTCATTAGTGTTATGGTTTGGTTTAATATGGCACCTTTCCAGGCTTCGATTCAAGATCAACTCTCCTTGACTAAAGATGAAATCGGTGCTTTGATGATTGTTAACCTAGCATTAAGCATACCAGGAAGAATTATTTTCGGTCGGTTAGTTGATCGATATGGACCAAAGAAAGTATTTTCTATATTTTTAATCATAATGAGTATGCCCTGCTTTCTATTTGCGATCGGTACAACTTACATTCAGTTGCTTATCTCCAGATTAATCTTAGGTACAATTGGCGCCAGCTTTGTAATTGGAATCAGAATGGTATCAGAATGGTACCCAAACCATCAATCTGGTCTGGCGCAAGGTATTTATGCAGGATGGGGGAATTTTGGTTCTTCTTTTGCAGCACTCACCCTCCCTTCCCTGGCTTTGTTTTTCGGGGGAGATAATGGCTGGCGCTATGCTATATTCATCACTGGTGTTTTTGCATTAATCTATGGCTTATTTTTCTATTTCAAGGCAAAAGATACCCCTGATTGGAAAACATTTCATTATACGAAGACAGCCAACCCTATGAAAGCAACCAGTTCTACTGATCTTGTTTTTCTCATGTTATTAAATTTTCCTGTATATGGCGGGTTTGCTATTTTAATTTGGACATTGGAAAATACATCGGTATTGCCATCAAATCTGGCTAAAATACTATATGGAGGCATTGCCGTATTTTATATTTTCAACATGAGAAAAAGATGGAAAGCAAACCAAGTATATTTACAAAAAAAGATACCGTCTAAAGAGAAGTTTTCCATGAAAAATGTTGCTATTCTTAGTTTAGGCTATTTCTCAACATTCGGATCCGAATTAGCGATTATTTCGATGCTGCCGATGTTTTTCCAGGAAACATTTGCGATTAGCACAGTCTTTGCTGCAGCGATTGCCTCCAGCTTTGCTTTTACTAATCTTATCGCTCGTCCTGCTGGCGGCTGGCTGAGTGACCGATTTGGAAGGAAAAAAATAACATTGCTGCTATTAGCTGTACTTACTTGTCTCTATCTATTAATGGCGTTAGTGAATAGCAATTGGCCAATATTCTTAGCACTACTGATTACAGTTTGTTGCTCCTTGGTAAGTCAAGCTGCTTCCGGCGCAATATTCTCGATGGTCTCTCATGTCAAACAAAATCAAACCGGTCAAATTGCTGGGATGGTTGGTGCATATGGAAATATTGGGTCACTATGCTTTTTAGCGGTACTTAATTTGTTTTTTCCATCTATGTTTTTTATCGCTATATCATTTGTATTACTCGTTTGTTTTTGTTCTACAACACAATTGCATTTACAAAACAAAACCAGCTCGCTTAAAAACCCGATCAACGCAAAAGCATTTTAG
- the cobA gene encoding uroporphyrinogen-III C-methyltransferase, with protein sequence MGKVYLVGAGPGDPDLITVKALKAIQQADVILYDRLVNPQILQEAKKEADLIYCGKLPKLHLMKQDTINHLLVKYGKKGKNVVRLKGGDPFVFGRGAEEAEALVKNGIDYEIVPGITAGIAAPAYADIPVTHRELGRSFAVVTGHCKDGEPSEIKWEYLAKSVDTIAIYMGMSNLEYITDQLMSHGLPASTPIAIIQEGTTANQKKVSGTLQTIIEQVEKHQIQNPAMIVIGEVVKVGERLQSLKESFQEIRPISTAL encoded by the coding sequence ATGGGAAAAGTATATTTGGTTGGAGCAGGTCCTGGAGATCCTGATTTGATCACTGTAAAAGCATTAAAAGCGATTCAACAGGCAGATGTGATTTTATACGATCGTTTAGTCAATCCGCAAATTTTACAAGAAGCAAAAAAAGAGGCAGATTTAATATACTGTGGAAAATTACCGAAATTACACTTGATGAAACAAGATACGATCAACCATTTACTCGTTAAATATGGTAAGAAAGGGAAGAATGTAGTACGATTAAAGGGAGGAGATCCTTTTGTTTTCGGAAGAGGAGCGGAAGAAGCGGAAGCATTAGTAAAGAACGGGATTGATTACGAGATTGTGCCAGGAATAACGGCTGGTATAGCGGCACCGGCATATGCGGATATCCCCGTAACGCATCGCGAATTGGGACGTTCATTTGCTGTTGTTACCGGTCATTGTAAAGACGGTGAACCTTCTGAAATTAAATGGGAATACCTCGCCAAATCCGTTGATACCATTGCGATATACATGGGGATGAGTAATCTTGAATATATTACTGACCAATTAATGAGCCATGGTTTGCCAGCTTCAACGCCCATAGCAATTATCCAGGAAGGTACGACTGCTAATCAGAAGAAGGTTAGTGGTACGTTACAAACGATCATAGAACAAGTAGAAAAGCATCAAATTCAAAATCCTGCTATGATTGTAATAGGTGAGGTTGTCAAAGTTGGTGAAAGGCTGCAATCTTTAAAAGAAAGCTTTCAGGAGATAAGGCCAATTTCAACTGCATTATAG
- the nirD gene encoding nitrite reductase small subunit NirD, translating into MEQRTVGKVLIGNYEDLPVSLGKAVVVDDKELAVFRLSNGKVKAIENKCPHRGGVLSEGMVSGEHVFCPLHDWKINVSDGLVQAPDEGCVQTYRTTIEDDKVYVEITDK; encoded by the coding sequence ATGGAACAACGAACGGTAGGTAAAGTGTTAATTGGCAATTATGAGGATTTGCCAGTCAGCCTTGGTAAAGCAGTAGTTGTTGACGATAAAGAATTAGCGGTATTTCGACTGTCGAACGGTAAAGTCAAAGCAATTGAAAACAAATGCCCCCATCGAGGCGGCGTACTGTCAGAAGGAATGGTAAGCGGAGAACATGTTTTTTGTCCGTTACACGATTGGAAAATTAATGTCTCGGATGGATTGGTCCAAGCCCCTGATGAAGGCTGTGTTCAAACCTATCGAACAACAATAGAAGATGATAAAGTGTACGTTGAAATAACGGATAAATAA
- the nasC gene encoding assimilatory nitrate reductase catalytic subunit NasC: MTELMLKYFRDKQQKAQTESIYDTQCPYCSMQCKMQLIEQRVITRKKHKTIGKDNPTSQGRLCVKGMNAHQHALHHDRLKQPLRKVNGVFEPTSWEQAYQIIAEQFTKIQQEDGKDALSVYGSASITNEEAYLLGKFARVALETKHIDYNGRLCMASAATAANMSFGVDRGFTNSLQEVPHTRCIILAGTNIAECQPTIMPYFEKAKENGAFIIAIDPRETSTTKLADLHIKNKPGTDVYIANAVMKILIDLDLLDHAFIQERTEDFDDVREYVSTLQLDTLAENAGVSLDDLYQMALVFGRESSGMIFTARGIEQQINGTDTVRAFLNLLLATGKIGKPHSGYGAITGQGNGQGAREHGQKADQLPGYRLIENEQDRRYIANVWGVSPEHLPRKGVSAYEMFERIIDGEITSMFVMCSNPVVSNPNANLIKKALKQLKFLVVTDLFLSETAKLADLVLPATSYLEDEGTLTNVEGRVLLREASYPIQGEAKHDWQILCELASILGKKQYFDFENAEAIFEELRIASKGGKADYSGITYQRLRQEKGILWPCPDTRHNGTERLFEESFAHPNGKAKMAAIPCQSNLSKPAPTEQYPLFLTTGRVMSHYLTGEQTRKSPSLAARDFEAFAEIHPDTAAKYNIQPNSLVRITSEQGWIVVRSRYSSTIRKDTVFVPFHWTENQNVNRLVADQLDPYCKMPGFKMNVVRLSPIDG; encoded by the coding sequence ATGACAGAACTAATGCTAAAATATTTTCGCGATAAACAGCAAAAAGCGCAAACAGAAAGTATTTATGACACACAATGCCCATACTGCAGTATGCAATGCAAAATGCAACTGATCGAACAAAGGGTCATTACAAGAAAAAAACATAAAACCATCGGAAAGGATAATCCCACTTCACAGGGCCGCCTTTGCGTGAAAGGTATGAATGCTCATCAGCATGCACTTCATCATGACCGGTTAAAACAACCACTTCGCAAAGTAAATGGTGTATTTGAACCAACTAGCTGGGAGCAAGCCTATCAAATAATCGCTGAACAATTTACAAAGATTCAGCAAGAAGACGGAAAAGATGCATTATCGGTTTATGGGAGTGCCTCCATCACCAATGAAGAAGCATACTTACTCGGAAAATTTGCCCGGGTTGCATTAGAAACAAAGCATATCGATTACAACGGCAGATTATGTATGGCTTCCGCTGCAACAGCGGCGAATATGAGCTTCGGAGTAGATCGTGGTTTTACAAACTCTCTGCAAGAAGTACCTCACACTAGATGCATTATCTTAGCGGGTACTAATATAGCAGAATGCCAGCCTACCATTATGCCTTACTTTGAAAAAGCAAAGGAAAATGGCGCATTTATCATTGCGATTGATCCACGGGAAACAAGTACTACCAAGTTAGCCGATTTACACATAAAAAATAAACCTGGAACAGATGTCTATATAGCCAATGCCGTTATGAAAATTCTAATCGATTTAGACTTATTGGATCATGCATTTATTCAGGAACGTACAGAAGACTTCGATGATGTCCGCGAATACGTAAGTACACTCCAATTAGATACATTAGCAGAAAATGCTGGTGTATCATTGGATGACTTATACCAAATGGCACTTGTGTTCGGACGTGAATCATCTGGGATGATTTTTACAGCGCGTGGTATTGAACAACAAATTAACGGGACCGATACAGTGCGCGCCTTCTTAAACCTTCTGCTTGCTACAGGCAAAATTGGCAAACCCCATTCCGGCTATGGGGCAATCACAGGTCAAGGAAATGGGCAAGGTGCACGGGAGCATGGCCAAAAAGCAGACCAATTACCAGGTTATCGATTAATCGAGAATGAACAGGATCGTCGATACATCGCAAATGTATGGGGTGTTTCACCAGAACACTTACCTCGTAAAGGAGTCTCCGCCTATGAAATGTTTGAGCGAATCATAGATGGTGAGATTACCAGTATGTTCGTCATGTGTTCCAATCCTGTTGTGTCTAATCCTAACGCCAATCTTATCAAGAAAGCTCTGAAACAGTTGAAATTTTTAGTGGTTACAGATCTGTTTCTCTCCGAAACGGCGAAGCTAGCGGATTTAGTTTTACCTGCCACTTCCTATTTAGAGGATGAAGGTACTTTAACGAACGTCGAAGGTCGGGTCCTATTACGTGAAGCCAGCTATCCTATCCAAGGAGAAGCTAAGCATGATTGGCAAATCCTTTGTGAACTAGCAAGTATTTTAGGAAAGAAACAATATTTCGATTTCGAAAATGCGGAAGCAATCTTTGAGGAGTTGCGTATTGCAAGCAAAGGTGGTAAAGCAGATTATTCCGGCATTACCTATCAGCGTTTAAGACAAGAAAAAGGAATCCTATGGCCCTGCCCTGATACTAGACACAATGGAACAGAGCGTTTGTTTGAAGAGTCATTTGCTCATCCAAATGGCAAAGCAAAGATGGCTGCTATTCCTTGCCAGAGTAACCTATCGAAGCCTGCACCAACTGAACAATATCCATTATTTTTAACAACTGGCAGAGTGATGAGTCACTATTTAACAGGTGAACAAACGAGAAAAAGCCCTTCGCTGGCGGCACGTGATTTTGAGGCATTTGCAGAGATACATCCAGATACAGCAGCGAAATATAATATTCAACCAAACTCTCTTGTTCGGATTACATCTGAACAGGGATGGATCGTAGTCAGAAGCAGATACTCTTCTACTATTCGCAAAGATACTGTTTTCGTTCCATTTCATTGGACAGAAAATCAAAATGTAAATCGACTTGTGGCCGATCAACTGGACCCCTATTGTAAAATGCCCGGATTTAAAATGAATGTCGTCCGACTCAGCCCTATCGATGGCTAA
- the nirB gene encoding nitrite reductase large subunit NirB has product MKKQKLVLIGNGMAGLKTIEHLLQENASLYDITIFGSEPYTNYSRIMLSSVLQGDTTFDDITIHDWKWYEENEITLYPNETVLEINRKEQFVLTDKNRKEYYDRLIIATGSNPFILPLPGANKEGVMAFRTIDDCKKMIKTSKTYKKAAVIGGGLLGLEAARGLLNLGMEVDVIHLADQLLNNQLDQTAGIMLKEELEAQGMQFLLGKDTAEIYGDARAEGLLFKDGTSIEADLVVMAVGIKPNISLAKETGLEINRGIVVDQYLRTNDAHIFAVGECAEHNGIVYGLVKPLYEQADILAKQLTKKEGIYQGSTVYTQLKISGIDLFSVGQIKDTEQTKSIYGYDEINGTYQKVLFEQDKAVGAVLYGDTSLSGSLLDIIRKRKYVPDHQKNSLLQPVNINESYAATLPRNENICTCNSVSKSCIIEQVVSKDLQTVEDVKSCTKASSSCGGCKPVVQELLDYIHSDYFHETVQDNRFCTCTTHTEDEIVSEIQHKNLTSISMIFQELAWNNATGCSTCLPALNYYLEMIYPDNFLNNQIFYLDPKTNAILETDGSYTIIPQTYGGIIHTEDFHQISKLLRHYQLDNIYITSEQRLKIRHIPEEHLLPLCRELNMLLHSYTNYSLKSIAIPESRCDCNKQQQINLATQLEKQTEFVNLPYELTIKLFCCREEMDRHYFDLAILQTKNSWDLITQKDMHQQIMYATDTAEEMTLILLALIQYYRQSGNFQENLLQWIERAGPVHIREVLLNREFHEMLCSNLQHDQTKRKQLLGRNLQP; this is encoded by the coding sequence ATGAAAAAGCAAAAGCTGGTCTTGATCGGAAATGGTATGGCAGGACTAAAAACGATCGAGCACCTGCTGCAAGAAAATGCTTCCTTATATGATATTACAATATTCGGCTCTGAACCATATACCAATTACAGTCGCATCATGTTATCTTCTGTGTTGCAAGGAGATACAACTTTTGATGACATTACAATACATGATTGGAAATGGTACGAAGAAAACGAAATTACGTTATATCCAAATGAAACAGTTTTAGAGATCAATAGAAAAGAACAATTTGTTTTAACAGATAAGAATAGAAAAGAATATTATGATCGCCTGATAATCGCAACCGGATCAAATCCGTTCATTTTACCTCTTCCTGGTGCGAATAAAGAAGGGGTAATGGCATTTCGTACAATAGATGACTGTAAGAAGATGATAAAAACAAGCAAAACATATAAGAAAGCAGCCGTCATTGGCGGTGGGTTATTAGGACTTGAAGCTGCTCGAGGACTACTTAACTTAGGAATGGAAGTTGATGTTATCCATTTAGCTGATCAGCTCTTAAATAATCAATTGGATCAAACCGCAGGAATAATGCTGAAAGAGGAGCTTGAAGCACAGGGTATGCAATTTTTGTTAGGAAAAGACACAGCAGAAATCTATGGTGATGCCCGTGCAGAAGGACTGCTTTTTAAAGATGGTACGTCGATTGAAGCTGACTTAGTGGTTATGGCAGTCGGGATAAAACCAAATATCTCATTAGCTAAAGAGACCGGTTTAGAAATCAATCGCGGAATTGTCGTTGATCAATATTTACGAACAAATGATGCACATATCTTCGCAGTTGGTGAATGCGCGGAACACAACGGCATTGTATATGGACTGGTTAAACCGTTATATGAGCAGGCTGATATCCTGGCAAAACAGTTAACAAAAAAAGAAGGAATATATCAAGGTTCTACTGTCTATACACAATTAAAAATTTCGGGTATTGATTTGTTCTCTGTCGGGCAAATCAAAGATACAGAACAAACGAAATCAATCTATGGATACGATGAAATAAATGGCACTTATCAAAAAGTGTTATTCGAGCAGGATAAAGCAGTGGGCGCTGTATTATATGGGGATACTTCACTAAGTGGAAGTTTATTGGATATCATCCGAAAGCGGAAGTATGTACCAGATCATCAAAAAAACTCCCTTCTGCAGCCGGTCAATATCAATGAATCATACGCAGCTACATTGCCACGAAATGAAAATATTTGTACATGTAACAGCGTCTCGAAATCGTGCATAATCGAACAAGTCGTTTCAAAAGATCTCCAAACTGTAGAAGATGTCAAATCCTGTACGAAAGCATCCAGTTCATGCGGTGGATGTAAACCTGTAGTTCAGGAGTTACTAGATTATATTCATAGTGATTATTTCCATGAGACCGTACAAGATAATCGTTTCTGTACTTGCACAACACATACCGAAGATGAAATTGTAAGTGAGATTCAGCACAAAAACCTGACTTCTATTTCGATGATATTTCAAGAGTTAGCGTGGAACAATGCAACGGGATGTTCTACATGTCTGCCGGCCTTAAACTATTATCTCGAAATGATTTATCCGGATAATTTTTTGAATAATCAGATCTTTTATTTAGATCCAAAAACAAATGCCATCCTAGAAACAGATGGTTCGTATACAATTATACCGCAAACTTACGGAGGAATTATTCACACAGAAGACTTTCATCAAATCAGCAAATTATTACGTCATTATCAACTAGATAATATTTATATCACATCCGAACAGCGTTTGAAAATCCGTCATATTCCAGAGGAGCATCTGCTTCCGCTTTGTCGTGAGCTAAATATGCTTCTTCATAGCTATACAAATTATTCGTTAAAAAGTATTGCGATACCCGAGAGTCGTTGTGATTGCAATAAGCAACAACAAATCAATCTAGCTACCCAGCTTGAAAAACAGACGGAGTTCGTTAACCTGCCTTATGAACTGACGATAAAACTATTTTGTTGCAGAGAGGAAATGGACCGACACTATTTTGATTTAGCCATCCTGCAAACCAAAAACAGCTGGGACTTGATTACACAGAAGGATATGCATCAACAGATTATGTACGCTACAGACACTGCAGAAGAAATGACATTAATTCTGTTAGCGCTAATTCAATATTATCGTCAATCAGGGAACTTTCAAGAAAATTTGTTGCAATGGATTGAACGTGCAGGACCCGTGCATATTCGAGAAGTATTATTAAACAGAGAATTTCATGAGATGTTGTGTTCCAACTTACAACATGATCAAACAAAACGAAAACAATTACTTGGGCGAAATCTTCAACCATAG